The window CAGGGCCAGGGACAGGGCGGTGATGGTGAAGGAGGTGAGGATCATGCCGGCGAGGAGCAGCGCCATGAGGAGCGGGTCGTAGGGCAGGCCGACGGCGCCGGCCAGGGCGAGCAGGACGGCGCCCTGGACCGTGGAGACGATGGTGCCGCCGGCGCAGCATCCGAGCAGCAGGGTGGACCGGCGGACCGGGGCCATGAGGAGTTCGCGCAGGTAGCCGCTCTGCCGGTCGGTGATCAGGCGGATGCCGACCATGATGGCCGGCGTCTGCACGGTCATCATCAGCATGCCCGGGAAGAGGTAGGTCTGGTACCCGACGCCCAGCGAGGAGTTGGGGATCAGGGCGGCGAGACCGCCTCCCAGGATGAAGAGGTAGAGCACCGGCTGGAGCAACATCAGGGCGGTGTGGGTGGGTTGGGCGGACAGGCGCAGCAGATCGCGGTAGATCAGGGCGTGGACCGCGCGCAGTTCGTGACGCAGCGGGGTCCCCGGCTCCCGGTCGGTGCCGGCGGGGGCGCCGGGGGCCTTCGGGGTGCCGGAGGCGTCCGAAGCCGGGAGGGCGGGTGCGGTCATGGGGCCTCCTCGGTCGCCGGCGTGGTTGCGCGCGGGATGGCAGTGGCCGGTGTCCGGTGGGGCCGGGGGGCGTGGATGCTGCGGCCGGTGTGGTGGAAGAAGACGTCGTCGAGTGTCGGCGGGGTCGCGGACGCGGCGTGGACCGCGATGCCGTGGGCTTCCAGTGCCGCGCACAGGCGGGGGATCCAGGCGCTGCCGTCGGGCACCCTCAGGGTCACCCCTTCGGTGTCCAGGGTGACGGCGAGACCGGATGGCACGGTGCGGCCCACGACCTGTCGTGCCGCCGTGTCGTCGCTGGTGCGCAGCGCCACCCGGTCGTCTCCGATCGCGGCCTTCAGTGCGAGGGGCGTGCCCTGTGTCACGAGTCGGCCGTGGTCGATGATGCCGAGGCGGTCGCAGTTCTCCGCTTCCTCCAGGTAGTGGGTGGTGACGAAGAGCGTGCTGCCGTGCCGGTCGCGCAAGGCGCGCAGGTGCTCCCAGACCTGGGCTCGGGCGTGTGGGTCGAGTCCGGTGGTCGGCTCGTCGAGGAACAGGACCCGGGGTGAGTGGAGCAGACCGCGGGCGAGTTCCAGGCGGCGTCGCATGCCTCCGGACAGGGTGCGGACCAGGGAACGCCGGCGGTCGGTCAGGCCGACCATCTCCAGCGTCTCGGCGGCGCGCAGGCGGGCGTGGCGGCGGCGCAGCCCGTAGAGGCGCGCGTGGATGTGCAGGTTCTGTTCCGCCGTCAGGTCCGGGTCCAGGGCGCTGTGTTGGAAGAGCATCCCGACCAGTCTTCGTACCTGCTCCGGCCGCCGGATGACGTCGACGCCGGCCACCGTGGCCTGTCCGGCGGTGGGGCGGGCCAGGGCGCACAGCAGGGCGAGGGTGGTGGACTTCCCCGCGCCGTTGGGGCCGAGGAAGGCGAAGGTCTCGCCTTGGAGCACGTCCAGGTCCAGGCCGCGGACGGCGTGGGTGGTGGTTCCGTCCGGGCCCGGGTAGCTCTTGAACAGGCCGCGGGTGCTGATGGCGTACACGGGCTGCGCGGCGGGCCGTGCGGGGTCCGGGTGGGTGAGGGCGGCGGTCGGGGGGTTCGCTCGGGTGCGAGCATCGTCTGCGGCGTGTGGCTGCATGGTCGGGTCCTCGTCCACGGGGGTGTCTTCGGCGTGCCTGCCGGCCACAGCGGCCTTGGCTCCGTCCGGTGGCTGCCCGGGGGCGGCCACCGGACGGAGGTTCTCGGCTAGGCGCAGCTGATGCCGATACAGATGGTGTTGAGCAGCGTCAGCAGGCCGACGCACTCGCAGGTCGCGGCGAACGGCGCGCCGTCGACGCCGACCGGGTCGGTCTCCGGAAGGGCGTGCAGGTGGGCGAGCAGGCTGAGGTCCTGGTTCTCCATGACATTCTCCTTCTCTGTGCGGTGGCGACAGGGGTCCCTGTCGCTCAGCCCGGCTGCCGGATCATCCAGTGCCGGGGGTCTGTGTGGCGGGTTCGCAGGAGGAAGGCGAGGATTCCTGCGGATCCGTCGCTCCAACTGGTGGAGACGTCCCCGTACTCGTTGGGGAAGACGACGTGGCTTTCGCGGTGGGCCCGTTCGCAGACGAGGAGACGGGCCAGGTCGTCGGCCATCGTGCGGTAGGCGGGGTCCCCGGTGGCCTCGGCCATGTCGAGGAGGAAGTCGCCGTTCCCCGCCAGCCCGTGGCACTGGGCGAGAGCGGCGCGAGAGGCGCGTTCCATGACGGCGTGTGTGGCGCCGCGGGCGAGATCGCCGAACCGTTTGTCCCCGGTGCGCTGCCAGAGGCGTACCAGGAAGGAGCCGATGCCCGCCGAACCGTGGCACCAGTACGGGGCCGTGGGCACGTCCGTGGCCTGGGCCGGCCACTGGGCCGCCTGGCCGACCATCACGGCGTTGGCCACCAGGTGCTCTCCCGCCGCCACGGCCAGCTCCATGTGCTCGGAGCGGTGCGTGATGGCTGCGGCGCTGAGGAGGAAGCAGCCGATGCCGGACGTTCCGTGGGCGAAGCCGAGGTAGCGTTTGCCGGCCTCCGTGGAAACGGCTTCCGCGGGAACCGGCCAGCTCACGCCGGACGGCTCGG of the Streptomyces sp. NBC_01426 genome contains:
- a CDS encoding ABC transporter permease, with the protein product MTAPALPASDASGTPKAPGAPAGTDREPGTPLRHELRAVHALIYRDLLRLSAQPTHTALMLLQPVLYLFILGGGLAALIPNSSLGVGYQTYLFPGMLMMTVQTPAIMVGIRLITDRQSGYLRELLMAPVRRSTLLLGCCAGGTIVSTVQGAVLLALAGAVGLPYDPLLMALLLAGMILTSFTITALSLALAVSLTRPEVFHMLLGLVMMPLLFLSGGFFPLGNLPGWAQTLAAVNPLAYGVDLLRRCIALRVPDQAATAGIEWSDWQPPLFLEGGLLPAGGVLALVWAAHRFSRPE
- a CDS encoding VenA family class IV lanthipeptide; this translates as MENQDLSLLAHLHALPETDPVGVDGAPFAATCECVGLLTLLNTICIGISCA
- a CDS encoding ATP-binding cassette domain-containing protein codes for the protein MQPHAADDARTRANPPTAALTHPDPARPAAQPVYAISTRGLFKSYPGPDGTTTHAVRGLDLDVLQGETFAFLGPNGAGKSTTLALLCALARPTAGQATVAGVDVIRRPEQVRRLVGMLFQHSALDPDLTAEQNLHIHARLYGLRRRHARLRAAETLEMVGLTDRRRSLVRTLSGGMRRRLELARGLLHSPRVLFLDEPTTGLDPHARAQVWEHLRALRDRHGSTLFVTTHYLEEAENCDRLGIIDHGRLVTQGTPLALKAAIGDDRVALRTSDDTAARQVVGRTVPSGLAVTLDTEGVTLRVPDGSAWIPRLCAALEAHGIAVHAASATPPTLDDVFFHHTGRSIHAPRPHRTPATAIPRATTPATEEAP